GTTTCGGGGTTTCGTTTCGAGTTCCGAGGTCGAAGGAAATTCCCCCATGCCCACGCGCCAACCCGTCAAGCTCACCAAGCGCGCCGTCGATGCGCTATCCGTGGAGTCCGGCGACACCGTGGTCTGGGACCGGGACCTGCCGGGGTTCGGCATTCGGGTGTATGCCTCGGGCCGCAAGGTCTGGTGCGTGCAGACCCGGGGACCGGCCGGGGGGCCGAAGCGCTTCGCGCTCGGCCGCTACGGGAACCTGACACCAGACGACGCCCG
The Deltaproteobacteria bacterium DNA segment above includes these coding regions:
- a CDS encoding Arm DNA-binding domain-containing protein — translated: MPTRQPVKLTKRAVDALSVESGDTVVWDRDLPGFGIRVYASGRKVWCVQTRGPAGGPKRFALGRYGNLTPDDAR